The genomic region TAAATGGAAGATTTTGGTTCTGCTTTCCTGAATCATCATCATAAATTTAGGCGACAAGTGCAAACTGTTAATTGTCTTGTTTATTGTATCAAGAACTGCGTCCTTTTAATAAGGAAACTGGTTCTTGCTTGCACCTTCCTTTGAAGGCTGTTGTCACAATCAAGTGAGGTGGTTATGATCATTATCACAGATCCCATTTTGACAGTTTTGGGAGCAATCAATATTCCGATTAATAATCATCTTAAGTAACTAGGCTACTTGTGTATAGTTTCATAAGTTCCCTGTCAGTGTTCAGTAATCTTTTTTGTCCTGAAAAGATCACATAGAACCCTGCCACATTTTTTCTTCTTTCAGTTTTATTAATCTTCTTTTTTTTTTTTTTTTTTTTTTTTTTTTTTTTTTTTCATTTATTAGTGCTTTGCGCATGTTTTTAGCGGTTCTTTTCCTTATCTGCTCCGGTTCACTGATGAGGAAGATAGAGTTGGGGTGGGGTTCTATGATGTGATACTGTTCTGTACATCCTCTCTATCATTAATTAATTTATGTTTTCTATTAAATAGAACATTCTCTTTACATCCAAACGAAGAACGGATTGGTTGAACAGAGGCATTACTTTTGGTGGACTTGCGTGAATTTCCTATATTGTGTTTTAAGATATTTTAGTGTAATAGTTTATTCTTGAATGGATGAGAGATGTACTTCTCCTGTGGCAGGATTCGTCATCTTGGCAGGAATTCCTTTAAAATTGGGAACCCACTGGCGTTACTCAAGTTCATTTATGTAAAACTAGTGTAATTGCTTTTAAGTATCGGGATATGAGCGTGCTGTAGTCTGGAAGTAGCATAACTGGCTTTGTGGGAAGCAATATTTTATGGGACAATACTAAAGATCTTGCTCAAGTAGTGATGAGCTTTAGGTAGCTATGAAAGATTTTTTTGTTTCTTATGATTATCTTCCTTCCAAGTGTTTGAAAATAATTTTAAAGAGAAAATTAACCTTTTGTTCTCCTACTGTTTGTACGTAATGGTCTTGACTTACCACATATGGTTCGGGTTACTTCATTACTTGGTTTAACTGTTGTGTGTAGGTTTACTCAGGTCTTCAGTCTCATGTTGGCTACATTAGTCATGTTGTTGATGGCTTTTCATGGACACTTCTTAGATGCATCCATGATGACCAAAAGGTTCATTCTGCCCAACGGTTAGCACTGAAAGCAGAATGCAATACAAGATTAGCTGTTGCTCTTACTGTCATGGAAGAAAGCTTTCTGTCTATGGTAGATCCTAGAACAGGCATAGACATGATACCCCAAGTTTTGTACAGTTGGGGGTGAGTTTATCTCTTTCGCAGATAGCCTTGACATTTTGTGACTTGATCTTGTCTCTTGTTTTGTGTTCTTACATTTACTAATTCTTGATAGCAATAGCCATGGCTACGCCAGTGCCTTGTGCTCTTTAATTAATATATTTTAATTCATTCTTCTTTCACCATTTTTACTCTATAATCCTAAGTTCTCATCCATTTTTAAATATCATTGCTTGATCTTGCACAGTTTCTACATTGATTTGAGGCTGAAATTTACTACAAATATCTGCCTAGAAATTAGGGCTGCAGACCATGTTTACATTTTTAAGGCACAAGTTTTCTTTCTGTGCTCAATAATTGTCCTGTTGTGTGGTCTTGTTTTTATCTTCTGCTAGTTCAACTCTTAACCTTTTATAAGATATTATCATGTTCTTTGGCCAGTTTTCATTTCTTTTATCAAAAACAAGGCAATGAAAAATTCCCTTGATGTTTATGATCTTGTGATAATCATGTGTAAGAAAGCTGAAGAAACAGTAGATCACCTCCTCTCTATTTTGCAATCAAAACAGAGTTTGTAGCTATCCTTGGCGGCGGTTAAATAGTAAAGGAGTACGTGGAGGATTAGGATATCAAGTTTACTGATTTACTACAGTTGTCAGTTGTGTGACGGTATCAGGCTTGTCTTTTTTGTTTTGAAAAAAAAACAGTTATACGAGTTTTGGAAAAGAGGACATTAATCCCATTTTCACCTTGAATTGATCCATATATGGGGAGTTTCTTACTTCAAGTTGAGGACTGATGAATATTCCGCTATCATTTAGCTATTGCATCTTTTTTGGGTAGCTGGTCTTATGTACTTGACTGGGTTTGCTCATGGTATACAGGATACTTTAGATGCTTATGAATGCCCCTTTTCTTATCAATTATATCAGAATGTGACACTTTCTGAATTCAGTTCGTGTTATTCGTTTCAAGTAAAAGTTGCTTATAAATTGGTAATTCTTGATATGAATTGCTTATTATTTTTCTAATCTAACATTCAGGTCAGAGTTTGCTCGTTTGAATTTTCAAGGCTTCTACACTGCAGTCTTGGAGAAAGATGATGTGCTGATATCTGTAGCATCCATCAGGTAGTACATTTATGTGTTTATGTTTAAGTATGTAGATCCTTCTAACATTCATTTTATATTACGCTCCGCTGAAAGTTTTTTATTCTGCAGCCCTATATGACTATATCCCCATATTCTTCCTGGTATCCACCACACTTGTTTTAAATGATTTATAAACTTTAAGTGCATAAGATGGTCTTTCTTATCTTGTGTCCTTTAGATAGAGAGCTGGGAAGGTTCTAATGAAAAGCTGTGATGATAAAATGACTAGAAACTAGTTATTATCACCTTAAATGATAAGCTGCACGATTCATACTCGGTACAATCTTGTAAGTGATATGTATGGCAGGTTGTTTGCTGTTTGAGTAGCTACAAACCGAAGGTTGTACCTTTCTATATGTTAATGGTTGTTGCATTACTAGGGGTGGGCTTAAACTAGACTAGTCTTGGGCTACCTTTGGTGTGGTGGACGACTTAGTTTTCTTTTGTCACTACCTTTTTTTCTTAGTATTTATCAACTGCAACACCCACAATTCTCATTCTGCCTTGACCCAAAATTGTATCAGAAGTTAGAGACGGAGAAGTGACAATGAAGGATGACTCTTAGCTTTTCTCTATCTAATATCAAGTATCAATTATCAACACTTAGCTCTTCTACATGGCGCAGAGAGTTTCTCTAATGAAATAAAAAACTATGTAGCAAAGAGAAATTCAGTAGCGATGAGGAAGAGTAAGAAGAATGATGAGTGATGACAGAGGAAGAGCAATGGAGATTACTATGAGTGAGCTATCAGCGCTCCCTGATGGAGAGAGGGACAAAAAAAGAAAGAGAACATATTTTTAGCCAAGGATTGCCTGTTCAGTATCCTTAGTGTGGGCAACTAGTGAGCCCATTTTAAGAAAATGGTCCTAGAGACCTAGACTGCTAGTTAGCACCAGTTATTCTAGTACCAGGCCACGTATCAAAAATTATTCAAACTCGTTTGTTTCTCTTATTTAATACAGTACCAGCTAACACCCTGTGCCAAATGAACCCTATGGCCACCCAATAAATGTTGTTTGTGTTTTGAGGCTTAGTTAAGCCACCCCTGATGGAGCTTGTTGAGGTGAGCACTACATGGTGTATGTGTAGCTGGACAGAGCAATTGACAAGATCTGGGGCCTCTCCACACCATGCTAAATGGTTTTGGATCAGGGCTCCAATTCTTAATCAATCTTATCTTCCAACGTGCTTCTGCTTCAGAAACTTGGAACTATGTTGTTCCTCTGTAACTGCTTTTATCCAGAGACAGAACTTGCTAACTGTTGTTTGTTGCAGGGTTCATGGAACAACAGTTGCAGAGATGCCGCTAATTGCAACTTGTAGTCGATACCGTCGCCAGGGAATGTGCCGACGCCTTCTGACTGCTATTGAAGAGGTATAAATGTAGAAGTGACGTTTAATTTATATACGCTCAAATATTTTTGTCCCTTTCATACACTCACTATCGGGCTTGCTGGTTTGATGGGAGGTCTTAATAGATTTACACTCTTTTGATTCATGAAAAAAAAAATAATATATATATATATATATCAGTCCGGATCAGAGGAGGACGTCCGCACTTTAAGTGCGGACGTCCCTCCGTTCGCCACCGTACGGCTCCGGCGAGGGCGCGCCTCCACCCCAATGGACTCCAGCAGCGTCCCCGACCACTTTCCCTCCCCGGCGAGTCCGTTGAATTCCAGTTNNNNNNNNNNNNNNNNNNNNAANAAAAAAAAATAAATATATATATATATATATCAGTCCGGATCAGAGGAGGACGTCCGCACTTTAAGTGCGGACGTCCTCTTTAGTAACACCTCCGTATATATATATATATATACACTACACACACACACGAAAACGATAGAGAGCACACGTCCGCACTGTCTTAAAGTGCGCACGTCCCTCCGGACGGCGCACCTCCACCCCAGTGGACTCCGCTGAATTCTAGTGGGAGATCGACTTTATTTGAAGTTTTGGGTGATCTCGCCGGAAAACTGGAATTCGGTGGACTCGCCGGGGAGGTAAAGTGATCGGGAACGCTGCTGGAGTCCGCTGGGGTGGAGGCGGCGCCGGACAATGGCAAACGGAGGGACGTGCGCAATTTAAGGACAGTGCGGACATGCGCTCCACATCCGGCCTCATATATATATATATATTTATGCCTTATCTATTGGGAACATAATGTCTGCCTTCTGAAGAAGTAGGTACAATAAGCCTAAATGTCAACTTATAGAGGTTGTTCATAATATTATATTCTGCCGTCTTGTCACTCTCACTACATTAGCTTTGCATAATTATATACTATTGTTACTTCTACCTTTAGCTTGTCATGGTATTCATATTTCTATAAATGCATTTGTCCTCCTTTTCTTTGTTTTTCTAATACCGTCTGTAGTGCTTAATACGTGCGTGACATTAGAAATGTGTCTATCTTGATGTTTTCCTACATTAGTAATTATTTACCTTTTCTATCTATTTAGTTTTGATTCTCACAACTTTTGATTCTGGCAGAGTTAAAGAATTCTATTACTTTTTCACAGTAGTGCATTATACCATTCTTGCAATGGTATAATTTATGGATAGGTGTTAGAGATCCAATTTTAGAATTCACAGTTCCAACTGGTTTTATTTATTTTCTCAACTTTAATTGCTTTATGTTACTAATTCGCTTCTTTCTTCCACGTGGCTCTAGATGCTCATATCTTATAAGGTGGAAAAGCTTGTAATAGCTGCCATTCCAGATTTGGTGGGGACATGGACAGGGGGTTTTGGGTTTATACCTGTGGAAGATGGAGAAAAGCAAAGCTTGAACAAGATCAATTTGATGGTTTTTCCTGGAACAGTTTTACTCAAGAAGCCATTATGTGAAAATAAAACAGCATATAGACATCCTGGTAAAGTCTTTTTCCCCTCTTTTTATACCTTGGATTTTTATCCGTTCATCAGAGAATTTGATTCATGGTCAACACAGGAACATGTGATACATCATCCTTGGAAATGGAAGGATCAAGAAAAGAACGTCCCATGGTTGAGTTTGTGCACTCTGATGATATTTCTTGTGGAAACAAAACTGGGGCTGAAGCAGGAATTGAATTTGTAGAAGGTACTAATTTACAAGAAGCTGCTGATGGTAGTAAATTATTTATAACTGATGACACTGGGAAATCAGAAGAAGGAAAGAACCAATCAACTAAAGTAGGTATTCAATCCAGAGAGACCATTGTTGGGTTTGTACAGCAACATGTTGTCCAGTGTTCTGCTAGTAGAAATGATGCTGGAATGGAAATGAAAAGCAAGAAGTCGCTGAAATCTAAATCTTATGTGGAAATTGGTATTGAGGCTGTAAAACAATTGGATGGAATATGTCATGCTGACATAGTTGCTAATGCTGTTAGACTTGAAGTAGAGAATCTCCAGGGATTTGAACCTGTACAGGAGTCGGAAATCTGTTGCCAGATTGCAGTAGGCAATGAGTCAGACTCTAGACAGATGACTGGCAAGGATTTGCTGGAATCTGAAGTTGGCAATGAAACAGAAGATAGAGTTTCTGACAGCAATAATGTGCAAGCAGGCGAAGCCAAAGTATGTCATTTGCATGAGCAATTTTCAAAGCTGTCTTTTGAAGAACCAGCTTCAGCAGTAGAAAATAGGCAGCTGGAAAAAGCTACTAATGTTGAATCCTTAGAAATGTATGATGATGAAACACAGCTTTCTCTGGACGAACAATCACAGAAATGATGCGAGGTGGAAATAAAATGAGTTAATTAGAAGAATATGCCTCTTATCATGGTGATATATATTTACTTTTCGAAAGTGTCTGCAGACAAAAATGAAAACACGAATACTGATGGATCATGGTAAAATTTCTAAGAAGAAAGGGATAGGGTAGTAGAGACCTTGATGCTTGTGTAACATGCCAGATTGCCAGTTGTTTGGGAATCGATTTTGATAGATTGGAGCAACCCTGCATCTTCCAACTTTCATGAGTTCTAGGCTACTAGCAACCTAAGAAAGATTCAGCACACAATATTCCAACTTCTTTCGGCATTCTCTACATCACCGTTAAGAGATGTAGACTGGCACAAATAGTGAATCCGAACAGTCCCGTTTTGCTTAAACCCTAGCTCACCTTCTTTTATGCCTAGATCAACATCTAAAAGAAGCGTACAAGTAATCAAATATAACAAAGTTTAGGTGTTTGGTAGCATTTTCGTAACTATATTCTCAGCTTCCCATGCCAAACTACCGCAACCATTTTCAGATTTGGAAAAAATACAATCTTGTTTCTATTCTTCAAAATCGCTCACGAAACATGCTAATTTTTTACCGACTAATCTTTCAAAGCAATGCTGTCACCTTGCTTCGTGATTCTAACTCAAGCTGAGGGTCTCCTACCTTCAAACTCGATTACTAGGCCACTTGCAGTTTGTTAAGTCAATCAAAATCTATGGATTTTCAGTCGAATTAAAAAAAATAACAAAAAGATAATATATAATGTGGGGCTCATCAGAATATAGTTTAAATTTCTAATTTTCAGATTTCGGAGGCAGCAGCTCTCGCTCTCTATCTCTTCTCCGCTTGCTGCTCCGATCCTCTCCACCTCCACCAAACCCTAGATTACTCCATCTAGGGTTTCCCCCTCCGTACGATGCCTTCCTCCCCCAAGTTCTTCCACGCGCGCCACCCCCCCTCCGGCCGCCGATCAACGGTCCTGATCATCTCCTTCTGCCTCGTCTTCGGCCTCTCCGGCTTCATCTTCGGCCTCGTCGCGCTCCGCAGCAGCCACTACAAGTGCATCACAAGCCAGTCCAGATCGGTGCGCGTCGTCTGGGAGCGAATCGGCACCACCAGAAGCACCGAAAACGGCCTCGTTTTGAGCGACGGAGATGTAAGCGCCCAGCGGCATAAGGTCATGGGCTTCGTAGGGATTCAGACCGGGTTCGGATCCGTCGGCAGGAGAGAGTCGCTCCGGAAGACTTGGATGCCGTCCGATGCTCAGGGCCTTCAACGGTACCGATTTCGCCACATGGCTTCAGTTTATCTGATTCAAATTTGATCAATTAATCACATTGCTTAGGTTTAGTAACTCGAAAGAGAAGAAATGAAGAAGCTTTCATAATTTGATTGATTGGGATTTTGTGTTGATTTTAGTAGAAGTTGATTGCAGATTGGAAGAAGCTACTGGTTTGGCTTTTAGGTTTATCATTGGTAAGAGCAAGGATAAAGCTAAGATGTTGGAACTGGGGAAGGAAGTGGCGCGATACGACGATTTCCTGCTGTTGGATATTGAAGAGGAGTACAGTAAGCTCCCCTACAAAACGTTAGTTCTGAAGGGATTGTGTTGTACATTTTGTGTGTTTGGTTTATTATTACTGCGAATTGTGAGCTTAAAGTGTTTGTGTTACAGATTGGCTTTCTTCAAAGCTGCCTATGCCCTTTTTGATTCCGACTTCTATGTCAAAGCTGATGACGATATTTACTTAAGGCCA from Fragaria vesca subsp. vesca linkage group LG3, FraVesHawaii_1.0, whole genome shotgun sequence harbors:
- the LOC101293272 gene encoding probable beta-1,3-galactosyltransferase 14-like — encoded protein: MPSSPKFFHARHPPSGRRSTVLIISFCLVFGLSGFIFGLVALRSSHYKCITSQSRSVRVVWERIGTTRSTENGLVLSDGDVSAQRHKVMGFVGIQTGFGSVGRRESLRKTWMPSDAQGLQRLEEATGLAFRFIIGKSKDKAKMLELGKEVARYDDFLLLDIEEEYSKLPYKTLAFFKAAYALFDSDFYVKADDDIYLRPDRLSTLLAKERSHSQTYLGCMKKGPVFTDPKLKWYEPLGYLLGSEYFFHAYGPLYALSADVVASLVALRNNSFRMFSNEDVTIGAWMLAMNVNHENNQALCSPECTSSSIAVWDIPKCSGLCNPEKKLLELHQMDSCTKSPTMESDED